A window of Corallococcus macrosporus DSM 14697 contains these coding sequences:
- a CDS encoding M91 family zinc metallopeptidase yields the protein MKLRSRPSFSMPSSSSSSSRPRSNSAPPKVDTRKTQQADKTPKTEASAKPSAPRPTPGELQTGRDNLLRADYGVVHPDLQGIRTRRDNGQSGADFADFTRDTRNSTHQLTSQPNGRRMMTELDGRTQAVNPGAAGSLRNPVTVADIYSGRNAELNGGLPNAHAPRNDGTFASTRPAYRFDGQPSAGRPSNITYNEQGAGPRFNSLGHESVHAWRASNGLQVSPLAASKHADAPVFHQQPQFTGDMKQTVDDRLRLTEEFETVGLRPTPHTRTGWAPNENLIRAEHGLPLRDNYSGMRPGNNSNTQNLSMFDAGSDNRTFFQRMTGQPTPVGTILNDLER from the coding sequence ATGAAGCTCCGCTCCAGGCCGTCCTTCTCCATGCCTTCTTCTTCCTCCTCGTCCTCGCGCCCCCGCTCCAACAGCGCGCCGCCGAAGGTGGACACCCGCAAGACGCAGCAGGCGGACAAGACGCCGAAGACGGAAGCCTCGGCGAAGCCCAGCGCGCCGCGCCCCACGCCTGGCGAGCTGCAGACGGGCAGGGACAACCTCCTGCGCGCGGACTACGGCGTGGTGCACCCGGACCTGCAGGGCATCCGCACGCGCCGTGACAACGGCCAGTCCGGCGCGGACTTCGCGGACTTCACCCGTGACACGCGCAACTCCACGCACCAGCTCACGTCCCAGCCCAACGGCCGCCGGATGATGACGGAGCTGGATGGCCGCACGCAGGCGGTGAACCCCGGCGCGGCGGGCAGCCTGCGCAACCCGGTGACGGTGGCGGACATCTACTCGGGCCGCAACGCCGAGCTCAACGGTGGCTTGCCCAACGCGCACGCGCCCCGCAACGACGGCACGTTCGCCTCGACGCGCCCGGCGTACCGCTTCGACGGTCAGCCCAGCGCGGGCCGGCCCAGCAACATCACGTACAACGAGCAGGGCGCTGGGCCGCGCTTCAACAGCCTGGGCCACGAGTCGGTCCACGCCTGGCGCGCGTCCAACGGACTCCAGGTCAGCCCCCTGGCGGCCAGCAAGCACGCGGACGCGCCCGTCTTCCACCAGCAGCCGCAGTTCACCGGCGACATGAAGCAGACGGTCGACGACCGCCTGCGCCTCACCGAGGAGTTCGAGACGGTGGGCCTGCGCCCCACGCCGCACACGCGCACGGGCTGGGCGCCCAACGAGAACCTGATTCGCGCCGAGCACGGCCTGCCGCTGCGCGACAACTACTCGGGCATGCGCCCCGGCAACAACAGCAACACCCAGAACCTGAGCATGTTCGACGCGGGCTCGGACAACCGGACCTTCTTCCAGCGGATGACCGGCCAGCCCACGCCCGTCGGCACCATTCTCAACGACCTGGAGCGCTGA
- a CDS encoding DUF2380 domain-containing protein, translated as MRTDVLLLAMVLLATGCASVTPAPGRDGAPGYAPLAASAPALGEARGDESPRPSVYPLRMRSHGTHDDATRVAPGPVWGGTRRAATARQAVLDAIGEVKRSMEGTDAALARLASRPPSVGGRGLDGVFTRYLDHGSNQRVWLRGALRSATSLATAASEVEDPDMALGVLRMSGARLQAAMFGALLLATWVDFLQLADAVLRDCPMCGAEKLFADLHRVQALMTPTLADLASADSERIEAAASATPALMGTLTREFDVLQRDARSAMTLGGRVMVATQVLELLTLVSTLKMSLPRLPPAAPATLGVGLVMRSGGVMAGSRLVVSAEWVELMRGLVRAGVISLPAVSAAVRIHGGQVMLAQAHQDLPKGVRAALGDSPEVRGMRVTGKAGAGMSEAPRHHVLPKEHREWFEQRGFKGDMDIDQFCVRLERANHEAIHGGGNWKLGRTWPGEWNRTVMETLLDAEVEAGRRLTRNQVLDIVAERMTFYRIPLTFTKGRSR; from the coding sequence ATGCGCACGGACGTTCTGCTGTTGGCCATGGTGCTGCTGGCCACGGGATGTGCCTCGGTGACGCCCGCTCCCGGGCGTGACGGAGCGCCAGGTTACGCGCCGCTCGCGGCCTCGGCTCCTGCGTTGGGCGAAGCGCGGGGCGATGAGTCGCCCCGTCCCTCGGTGTACCCATTGCGAATGCGCAGCCATGGGACACATGACGACGCAACGCGCGTCGCGCCTGGCCCTGTCTGGGGTGGAACGCGTCGCGCCGCGACGGCGCGTCAGGCGGTCCTTGATGCCATCGGCGAGGTGAAGCGCTCCATGGAGGGCACCGACGCGGCACTCGCTCGGCTCGCGTCGCGTCCGCCATCTGTCGGTGGCCGGGGGCTCGACGGCGTGTTCACACGCTATCTCGACCATGGCTCCAATCAGCGGGTGTGGCTTCGCGGTGCGCTGCGGAGCGCCACCTCGCTGGCGACAGCGGCGTCGGAGGTGGAGGACCCGGACATGGCGTTGGGCGTCCTCCGCATGTCGGGGGCTCGGCTCCAGGCCGCGATGTTCGGGGCCCTGCTGCTGGCGACGTGGGTGGACTTCCTCCAGCTCGCGGATGCCGTGCTCCGGGACTGCCCCATGTGCGGCGCCGAGAAGCTGTTCGCGGACCTGCATCGAGTTCAAGCCTTGATGACTCCGACGCTGGCGGACCTCGCATCAGCGGATTCGGAGCGGATAGAGGCGGCGGCGTCCGCGACGCCCGCGTTGATGGGGACGCTGACCCGCGAGTTCGACGTGCTCCAGCGAGACGCCCGCTCGGCCATGACGTTGGGCGGCAGGGTCATGGTGGCGACGCAGGTGCTGGAGCTGCTCACCCTGGTCTCGACATTGAAGATGTCGCTCCCCCGGCTGCCCCCGGCCGCCCCCGCGACGCTCGGCGTGGGGCTCGTCATGCGTTCGGGAGGCGTCATGGCGGGCTCGCGGCTCGTCGTCTCGGCCGAGTGGGTGGAGCTGATGCGCGGGTTGGTGCGGGCGGGCGTCATCTCCCTCCCTGCTGTCAGTGCGGCGGTCCGCATTCACGGCGGGCAGGTGATGCTGGCCCAGGCGCACCAGGACTTGCCCAAGGGTGTGCGTGCCGCGCTGGGGGACAGCCCCGAAGTGCGCGGGATGCGGGTGACGGGCAAGGCGGGCGCGGGCATGTCCGAAGCGCCGAGGCACCATGTGTTGCCGAAGGAGCACCGCGAGTGGTTCGAGCAGCGCGGCTTCAAGGGCGACATGGACATCGACCAGTTCTGTGTGCGGCTGGAGCGGGCCAACCATGAAGCGATTCACGGTGGAGGGAACTGGAAGCTGGGGCGCACCTGGCCCGGCGAGTGGAACCGGACCGTCATGGAGACTCTGCTGGATGCCGAGGTCGAAGCAGGCCGAAGGTTGACGCGCAATCAGGTGCTGGACATCGTCGCGGAGCGTATGACGTTCTACAGAATCCCGCTCACGTTCACGAAGGGGAGGAGCCGATGA
- a CDS encoding Lrp/AsnC family transcriptional regulator: protein MFLDELDLRIIDMLQRDGRATQLELSRAVKLSQPAVAERIRKLEERGVITGYSARVDAAKLGKDITAFIGVSIEHPKYFDAFLQRVLSLPDVLECHRVAGQDSYLLKVKTANTRSLDSLLVGTLRTIAGVTRTQTTIVLTSMKEETHVQVPPENPKGA from the coding sequence ATGTTCCTGGACGAGCTCGACCTCCGCATCATCGACATGTTGCAGCGCGATGGCCGCGCCACGCAGCTCGAGTTGTCGCGTGCGGTGAAGCTGTCCCAGCCGGCGGTGGCGGAGCGGATCCGCAAGTTGGAGGAGCGCGGCGTCATCACGGGCTACTCGGCCCGGGTGGACGCGGCGAAGCTCGGCAAGGACATCACGGCCTTCATCGGCGTGAGCATCGAGCACCCGAAGTACTTCGACGCGTTCCTGCAGAGGGTGCTGTCGCTGCCGGACGTCCTGGAGTGCCACCGCGTGGCGGGCCAGGACTCGTACCTGTTGAAGGTGAAGACGGCGAACACCCGGTCGCTGGACTCCCTCCTGGTGGGAACGCTGCGCACCATCGCGGGCGTCACCCGCACGCAGACCACCATCGTCCTGACGTCCATGAAGGAGGAGACGCATGTGCAGGTCCCTCCAGAGAACCCGAAAGGAGCGTGA
- a CDS encoding PLP-dependent aminotransferase family protein, whose translation MSADAMSAPLPPPPVWRLAQRMSRIKTSAVREILKVAERPDILSFAGGLPAPELFPLEAIAEAHAEALATEGRAALQYSTTEGFGPLREWICGHLQKRGRQSNADQVLITNGSQQGIDLVAKVMLDPGDLIIVENPSYLAALQTFGAYEARFATVGSDDQGMRTDDLERLLATHKPKLVYVVANFQNPKGTTLSLERRRELVRLAQQHRFLILEDDPYGELRFRGEHLPSLAAFDDEGVVVSLGTFSKTLAPGMRLGWVAGPRDFVRSLAVAKQSTDLHTATLAQRAVVKLLARFDYAAHLESLRPVYGQRAQAMLDALQAHMPAGTRWTHPEGGMFLWVELPDGLDAQALLPKAVEQKVAFVPGAPFFANNPRPEFMRLNYSNRPPELITEGMRRLGAVIAAELG comes from the coding sequence ATGAGCGCTGACGCGATGAGCGCCCCCCTCCCCCCGCCGCCCGTGTGGCGGCTGGCCCAGCGGATGTCCCGCATCAAGACGTCCGCGGTGCGCGAAATCCTGAAGGTCGCCGAGCGGCCCGACATCCTCTCCTTCGCGGGAGGCCTGCCGGCCCCGGAGCTCTTCCCGCTGGAGGCCATCGCCGAGGCCCACGCCGAGGCGCTGGCCACGGAAGGCCGCGCCGCGCTCCAGTACAGCACCACCGAGGGCTTCGGCCCGCTGCGCGAGTGGATCTGCGGCCACCTCCAGAAGCGCGGCCGTCAGTCCAACGCGGATCAGGTGCTGATTACCAACGGCTCCCAGCAGGGTATCGACCTGGTGGCCAAGGTGATGCTGGACCCCGGTGACCTCATCATCGTGGAGAACCCCAGCTACCTGGCGGCGCTCCAGACGTTCGGCGCCTACGAGGCGCGCTTCGCCACCGTGGGCAGCGACGACCAGGGCATGCGCACCGATGACTTGGAGCGCCTGCTGGCCACGCACAAGCCCAAGCTGGTGTACGTGGTGGCCAACTTCCAGAACCCCAAGGGCACCACCCTGTCCCTGGAGCGGCGGCGCGAGCTGGTGCGCCTGGCCCAGCAGCACCGCTTCCTCATCTTGGAGGACGACCCGTACGGCGAGCTGCGCTTCCGCGGCGAGCACCTGCCGTCCCTGGCCGCCTTCGACGACGAGGGCGTCGTCGTGTCGCTGGGCACCTTCTCCAAGACGCTGGCCCCGGGCATGCGCCTGGGCTGGGTGGCGGGCCCGCGCGACTTCGTGCGCAGCCTGGCCGTCGCCAAGCAGTCCACGGACCTGCACACCGCCACGCTGGCCCAGCGCGCGGTGGTGAAGCTGCTCGCGCGCTTCGACTACGCGGCCCACCTGGAGTCGCTGCGGCCCGTCTACGGCCAGCGCGCCCAGGCCATGCTGGACGCCCTCCAGGCCCACATGCCCGCGGGCACCCGGTGGACGCACCCCGAGGGCGGCATGTTCCTGTGGGTGGAGCTGCCGGACGGGCTGGACGCCCAGGCGCTCCTGCCCAAGGCGGTGGAGCAGAAGGTGGCCTTCGTGCCGGGCGCCCCCTTCTTCGCCAACAACCCGCGCCCGGAGTTCATGCGCCTCAACTACTCCAACCGCCCGCCGGAGCTGATTACGGAAGGCATGCGCCGCCTGGGCGCCGTGATTGCCGCAGAGCTGGGGTAG
- a CDS encoding DUF2381 family protein: MHAPSFALLITALLMGTGTASAERGTPPCQTGVRHIELPATAPAEPAQVCISPGQSTLINFDGALVPGSMTLEGEERFTQAEPGPSSLKLVPSEKLTAGERLRLTVRFQGSAAPSSATLLLVVHPAQAEPLVDIHRLTRTVESYHQELRAREAQLHQLREENHRLRAESAGPGGLAGLHAAGLLDDKAFMARDSTASVRVPPASALIPDGPLLSFRASNRVAVTMRLLNPEGAAPWVVQDARMALEGKKGVELKVLKVWPAAPIQPGKTLSIAVEAEASGPPLQGPFTLRLWEATGGRTAIIQGVMLP; this comes from the coding sequence GTGCATGCTCCGTCCTTCGCGTTGTTGATCACGGCCCTGCTGATGGGTACGGGCACCGCGTCGGCGGAACGGGGAACGCCACCGTGCCAGACCGGTGTCCGCCACATCGAACTCCCAGCGACCGCCCCAGCGGAGCCCGCGCAGGTCTGCATCAGTCCGGGACAGAGCACGCTCATCAACTTCGACGGAGCACTCGTGCCCGGCTCCATGACACTTGAGGGTGAAGAGCGATTCACCCAGGCGGAGCCCGGCCCGAGCAGCCTCAAGTTGGTGCCCTCGGAGAAGCTGACCGCAGGCGAACGGTTGCGGCTGACCGTGCGATTCCAGGGGAGCGCCGCGCCGTCGAGCGCGACGCTGTTGCTTGTCGTTCATCCCGCCCAGGCCGAGCCGCTGGTGGACATCCACCGGCTCACGCGCACCGTGGAGTCCTATCATCAAGAACTGCGAGCCCGGGAGGCGCAACTCCACCAACTCCGCGAGGAGAACCATCGGCTCCGCGCGGAAAGCGCAGGCCCCGGCGGGCTGGCGGGCCTCCATGCCGCGGGCCTGCTCGACGACAAGGCATTCATGGCGAGGGACAGCACCGCGAGCGTCCGGGTTCCTCCTGCAAGCGCACTGATACCAGACGGTCCTCTGCTGAGTTTCCGCGCATCCAATCGGGTCGCGGTAACAATGCGCCTGCTGAACCCCGAAGGCGCCGCTCCATGGGTCGTCCAGGACGCAAGAATGGCGCTGGAGGGAAAGAAGGGCGTGGAACTGAAGGTGCTCAAGGTATGGCCCGCGGCGCCCATCCAGCCCGGCAAGACGCTGTCCATCGCCGTGGAGGCGGAAGCCTCGGGGCCGCCGCTCCAAGGCCCCTTCACACTCCGGCTCTGGGAAGCGACGGGCGGCAGGACCGCCATCATCCAAGGCGTGATGCTGCCGTAG
- a CDS encoding imm11 family protein, with translation MQNEYCVLESAASNDYPMLSWDEYFVGLVRPKPVKPLGRPVKLRLGKPIPRNPIMADFHELPEPVFSPRMKNALEPLGLHGVQFIPADVLVKPDDVRPYWIMHVHNWIACIDRERSVVSLHEDGDVFGVQKLVLDERVLEAISLEQRLAFCLADTPSTHVFHQSLVEQVLALKPEGLRFISVSQWSDSAAFQP, from the coding sequence ATGCAGAATGAGTACTGCGTCCTGGAGTCTGCTGCCTCGAATGATTACCCCATGCTGAGTTGGGACGAGTACTTCGTGGGGCTGGTGCGGCCCAAGCCCGTCAAGCCGTTGGGGCGTCCCGTCAAACTCAGGTTGGGAAAGCCCATCCCCAGGAACCCAATCATGGCGGACTTCCACGAGTTGCCCGAGCCCGTGTTCTCTCCGCGCATGAAGAATGCGTTGGAGCCGCTGGGTCTCCACGGCGTGCAGTTCATTCCAGCCGACGTCCTCGTGAAGCCTGACGACGTGCGGCCCTATTGGATCATGCACGTCCACAACTGGATTGCCTGCATCGACCGTGAGCGCTCGGTGGTGTCACTCCACGAGGATGGAGATGTCTTCGGCGTCCAGAAGTTGGTGCTGGACGAGCGGGTGCTCGAGGCGATTTCGTTGGAGCAGCGGCTTGCCTTCTGTCTGGCGGATACGCCCTCGACCCACGTCTTCCACCAATCCCTGGTGGAGCAGGTGCTGGCCCTGAAGCCGGAGGGGCTGCGCTTCATCTCCGTGAGCCAGTGGAGCGACTCTGCCGCGTTCCAGCCGTGA
- a CDS encoding SDR family oxidoreductase, with the protein MQLKDLKIIVTGGAQGMGAHFAQRLHEAGAQVAVGDVAEERLAALPAGIHRRKLDVSSEEDIVSFVSWAQGAMGGLNGLINNAGILRDALLVKKDRTTGEVKKLSTADWNAVIGVNLTGATLMVREVVAKVAESGQKGGVVVNMSSIARHGNRGQSNYVSAKAALAANTVTWSREFSPFGVRVGAVAPGMIETPMTQGMNQKARDALVSNIPVGRIGVPEDIWLAVKFILECDYFNGRTIDVDGGLNF; encoded by the coding sequence ATGCAGCTCAAGGACCTGAAGATCATCGTCACGGGCGGCGCCCAGGGCATGGGCGCGCACTTCGCGCAGCGCCTGCACGAGGCGGGCGCCCAGGTGGCGGTGGGTGACGTGGCCGAGGAGCGCCTCGCCGCGCTGCCCGCCGGCATCCACCGCCGCAAGCTGGACGTGTCCTCCGAGGAGGACATCGTCTCCTTCGTGAGCTGGGCGCAGGGCGCCATGGGCGGCCTCAACGGCCTCATCAACAACGCGGGCATCCTCCGCGACGCGCTGCTGGTGAAGAAGGACCGGACCACCGGCGAGGTGAAGAAGCTGTCCACCGCCGACTGGAACGCCGTCATCGGCGTCAACCTCACGGGCGCCACGCTGATGGTGCGCGAGGTGGTGGCCAAGGTCGCCGAGTCCGGCCAGAAGGGCGGCGTGGTGGTCAACATGTCGTCCATTGCCCGCCACGGCAACCGCGGCCAGTCCAACTACGTGTCCGCGAAGGCGGCGCTGGCGGCCAACACCGTCACCTGGTCGCGCGAGTTCAGCCCCTTCGGCGTGCGCGTGGGCGCGGTGGCCCCGGGCATGATTGAGACGCCGATGACGCAGGGAATGAATCAGAAGGCCCGCGACGCGCTGGTCTCCAACATCCCCGTGGGCCGCATCGGCGTGCCCGAGGACATCTGGCTGGCCGTGAAGTTCATCCTGGAGTGCGACTACTTCAACGGCCGCACCATCGACGTGGACGGCGGCCTCAACTTCTAG
- a CDS encoding PAAR-like domain-containing protein: MSDKGEVYVNGLTPVTAESGGTVVGFPDVCRVPSPGGPMPVPFPNVAVSRDLENGSRTVRINGASVALRGSCLGRSTGNEAGTAGGGVASGTTRGRAHPVSYAADVFIEGRPVVRNHDLFTLNDHNTAPFPIMQPQGAPPVAVELDAAEQREPEETCDFCGKEAHAFDRKGRVGCNLGNSAVLGRNMLEGRELSTHPWYAGPFSLAAHHLICLEALDNPRWEVFCARFGYHPDRKQNGVFLPMKMALACQLHVAVHRGNHAEGFAHDLHLPYPKAVKKKLRDLERRVLSGESCSDPEALAATLDKVSAEILERVESGLWTLTRDGLDYRNGGVGCGGLRSISQKPASAPCPQGRHHGLAHGVTRQPLTSRKLAVGA, from the coding sequence ATGTCCGACAAGGGTGAGGTGTATGTGAATGGCCTGACGCCGGTCACCGCGGAGAGCGGAGGGACGGTGGTGGGCTTTCCGGACGTCTGCCGGGTGCCTTCGCCTGGCGGGCCCATGCCCGTGCCATTCCCCAATGTCGCGGTGAGCCGGGACCTGGAGAATGGCTCCCGGACGGTGCGCATCAACGGGGCGTCCGTGGCGCTGCGGGGCTCATGCCTGGGCAGGTCCACCGGCAACGAGGCCGGCACGGCGGGCGGAGGCGTGGCGTCCGGGACGACGAGGGGGCGCGCCCATCCGGTGAGCTACGCCGCTGACGTCTTCATCGAGGGCAGGCCGGTGGTGCGCAACCACGACCTGTTCACGCTGAATGACCACAACACGGCGCCATTCCCCATCATGCAGCCGCAAGGAGCGCCGCCGGTGGCGGTGGAACTCGATGCCGCCGAGCAGCGCGAGCCAGAGGAGACGTGTGACTTCTGCGGGAAGGAGGCGCACGCCTTCGACAGAAAGGGCAGGGTGGGGTGCAACTTGGGGAACTCGGCCGTGCTGGGGCGCAACATGCTGGAGGGGCGGGAGCTGTCCACGCATCCCTGGTACGCGGGCCCCTTCTCGCTGGCGGCGCATCACCTCATCTGCCTGGAGGCGCTGGACAACCCGAGATGGGAGGTTTTCTGCGCGCGGTTCGGCTACCACCCCGACCGGAAGCAGAATGGCGTCTTCCTGCCCATGAAGATGGCGCTTGCGTGTCAGTTGCATGTGGCGGTGCACCGGGGCAATCACGCCGAGGGGTTCGCCCACGACCTGCACCTGCCGTATCCGAAGGCGGTGAAGAAGAAGCTCCGTGATCTTGAGAGGCGGGTATTGTCGGGTGAGTCCTGCTCGGACCCGGAGGCGCTCGCCGCGACCCTGGACAAAGTGAGCGCGGAGATTCTTGAGCGCGTTGAGTCGGGCTTGTGGACGCTTACCCGGGATGGGCTCGACTATCGGAATGGAGGCGTGGGCTGTGGCGGCTTGCGGAGTATCAGCCAGAAGCCCGCCTCTGCACCATGTCCGCAGGGACGCCATCATGGGCTGGCCCATGGCGTGACGAGACAGCCGCTGACCTCACGGAAACTCGCCGTTGGAGCGTGA
- a CDS encoding transglycosylase SLT domain-containing protein, producing MDGLRAGAVVFLACAGMLGAGPSWAQAPLEEEPGEVLSEDQLEALLDSPVAQPSDGDLSSASFGPEQLAPYFAEGPLAKAWWEFRRGRYAKARKLLAQEPSTPQVRFLMAQSALRARNHAVAAEEFAALAVDYAALRDHSLLRAAQAYERLRKLDTAAAHYRGVSPGSPLYPEARFSLSRVLQRRGNIPGALTALQELIDSRQSRGPDALRMKALLAICDLARAQGQYNAEHRALLEVWATSPLSREARRAEQRLKGLPLPLKWRVRRAEALVELHRNYAGMALLDKVLPHVALPDELACRAHLTYGRALRKERKHRRAIDVLAPMVAGCTASEQRPQALYILGYSQSVVDPKAAVGTYATLARDYPEHGYADDALFFEAWILQRLGDVDTALARYEEAARRYPAGNFASESLFRAFWLHSRKANGPAALAALTAVENLPEAARTDEALWRARYWRARVQETGASAEAALDAYAHIAAERPAAWYGMLARSRLALLSPERVAKLYPKPAPPEAMEGTGGSGREEAPAVEAVGESEEIWPLPPGALAKDARFIAGVELMRLGLPGAAAELLAVDARALPEAPARLLYQTLKRTGYHRAARQVARTSLKQEVHGPLSAASRPIWEATWPLAYRRAIARYARAHRVDPDLLQGLIREESRFNARARSATGALGLAQLMPATARQVADSLDMPAPGEAALLQPHTNIRLGAAYLGQLLKHFGGNVAYAVAAYNAGPRAVERWRHALPDAELDEWVEHIGFEETRGYVKKVLGSYSAYKLLYADEPAVLRDLRLSDASRR from the coding sequence ATGGACGGACTTCGAGCAGGTGCCGTGGTGTTCCTGGCGTGCGCGGGCATGCTGGGAGCAGGTCCTTCCTGGGCGCAGGCGCCTTTGGAGGAAGAGCCCGGCGAGGTGCTCTCCGAGGACCAGTTGGAGGCGCTGCTCGACTCGCCCGTGGCGCAGCCCTCCGACGGCGACCTGTCCTCCGCGTCCTTCGGGCCGGAGCAGCTCGCGCCGTACTTCGCCGAAGGCCCCCTGGCGAAGGCCTGGTGGGAGTTCCGGCGCGGGCGCTACGCGAAGGCGCGGAAGCTGCTGGCACAGGAGCCCTCCACGCCGCAGGTCCGCTTCCTCATGGCGCAGAGCGCGCTGAGGGCCCGCAACCACGCGGTGGCGGCGGAGGAGTTCGCGGCGCTGGCGGTGGACTACGCCGCGCTGCGCGACCACAGCCTGCTGCGCGCCGCCCAGGCCTACGAGCGGCTGCGCAAGCTGGACACGGCCGCGGCGCATTACCGCGGCGTGAGCCCGGGCTCGCCGCTGTACCCGGAGGCGCGCTTCAGCCTGTCGCGGGTGCTCCAGCGGCGGGGGAACATCCCGGGCGCGCTGACGGCGCTCCAGGAACTCATCGACAGCCGCCAGTCCCGAGGCCCGGACGCGCTCCGGATGAAGGCGCTGCTGGCCATCTGCGATTTGGCGCGCGCGCAGGGCCAGTACAACGCGGAGCACCGGGCGCTGCTGGAGGTGTGGGCCACCAGCCCGCTGTCGCGCGAGGCGAGGCGCGCCGAGCAGCGGCTGAAGGGCCTGCCGCTGCCCCTGAAGTGGCGGGTGCGCCGCGCCGAGGCGCTGGTGGAGCTGCACCGCAACTACGCGGGCATGGCGCTGCTGGACAAGGTGCTGCCGCACGTGGCGCTGCCCGACGAGCTGGCCTGCCGGGCGCACCTCACCTACGGCCGGGCCCTGCGCAAGGAGCGCAAGCACCGCCGGGCCATCGACGTGCTGGCGCCCATGGTAGCGGGGTGCACCGCGTCGGAGCAGCGGCCGCAGGCGCTCTACATCCTGGGCTACTCCCAGTCGGTGGTGGACCCGAAGGCGGCCGTTGGCACGTATGCCACGCTGGCCCGGGACTATCCGGAGCATGGCTACGCGGATGACGCGCTCTTCTTCGAGGCGTGGATTCTCCAGCGCCTGGGCGACGTGGACACCGCGCTCGCGCGCTACGAGGAGGCGGCGCGCCGCTACCCGGCGGGGAACTTCGCGTCGGAGTCACTCTTCCGCGCCTTCTGGCTGCACTCGCGCAAGGCCAATGGCCCCGCGGCCCTGGCCGCGCTGACGGCGGTGGAGAACCTGCCCGAGGCGGCGCGCACGGACGAGGCGCTGTGGCGCGCGCGGTACTGGCGCGCGCGCGTGCAGGAGACCGGCGCCTCCGCGGAGGCAGCGCTGGACGCCTACGCGCACATCGCCGCCGAGCGCCCCGCGGCCTGGTACGGGATGCTGGCCCGCTCCCGGCTCGCGCTGCTCTCCCCGGAGCGCGTGGCGAAGCTGTATCCCAAGCCCGCTCCCCCCGAGGCCATGGAAGGCACGGGCGGCTCCGGCCGCGAGGAGGCCCCGGCGGTGGAGGCGGTGGGCGAGTCCGAGGAAATCTGGCCGCTGCCGCCCGGCGCGCTGGCGAAGGACGCGCGCTTCATCGCGGGCGTGGAGCTGATGCGCCTGGGGCTGCCCGGCGCGGCGGCGGAGCTCCTCGCCGTGGACGCGCGCGCGCTGCCGGAGGCCCCGGCGCGGCTGCTGTACCAGACGCTCAAGCGCACCGGCTACCACCGGGCCGCCCGGCAGGTGGCGCGCACGTCCCTGAAGCAAGAGGTGCACGGCCCGCTGAGCGCCGCCTCCCGTCCCATCTGGGAGGCCACCTGGCCGCTGGCCTACCGCCGCGCCATTGCCCGCTACGCCCGGGCCCACCGCGTGGACCCGGACCTGCTCCAGGGGCTCATCCGCGAGGAGAGCCGCTTCAACGCCCGCGCGCGCTCCGCCACGGGGGCGCTGGGCCTGGCGCAGTTGATGCCGGCCACGGCGCGGCAGGTGGCGGACTCGCTGGACATGCCGGCGCCGGGCGAAGCGGCGCTGCTCCAGCCGCACACCAACATCCGGCTGGGCGCGGCGTACCTGGGCCAGCTCCTCAAGCACTTCGGCGGCAACGTGGCCTACGCGGTGGCGGCCTACAACGCGGGGCCTCGCGCGGTGGAGCGCTGGCGGCACGCGCTGCCCGACGCGGAGCTCGACGAGTGGGTGGAGCACATCGGCTTCGAGGAGACGCGCGGGTACGTGAAGAAGGTGCTGGGCAGCTACAGCGCCTACAAGCTGCTCTACGCGGACGAGCCGGCGGTGCTGCGGGACTTGCGCCTCAGCGACGCCAGCCGGCGGTGA